A stretch of the Lactuca sativa cultivar Salinas chromosome 9, Lsat_Salinas_v11, whole genome shotgun sequence genome encodes the following:
- the LOC111892823 gene encoding uncharacterized protein LOC111892823, whose translation MAMDDGRVALLAAKRRGFTRSASHASDELQSFRSWLRWMCVDQSNGWTASLSWFVFIIFTFVVPSFSHFYLACSDCDNRHARPYDSLVQLSLSGIATLSFISLSQFVRIYGLRRFLFFDKLCDESEIVRRGYTEHLHRSLKILSIFVVPCFAAESAYKIWWYTSGATAIPFLGNVIVSDSVACIMELCSWLYRTVVFFLVCVLFRLICCLQILRLQDFAQVFQVDSDVESVLREHLRIRRHLKIISHRYRAFITFALIIVTVSQFAALLDTTRKKADLSIFKSGELGLVSVSLLAGLMILLRSAARITHKAQGVTCLAAKWHVCATIDIFESPEADTETPTAGGVFGNNGNGLPFEPPSSDFDDVGSEEDELDNTKIIPAYAYSTISFQKRQALVTYFENNTAGITVFGFMLDRSSLHTIAMIEMSLVLWLLGKTINEIS comes from the exons ATGGCCATGGATGACGGAAGGGTAGCTCTTCTCGCAGCAAAAAGGAGAGGATTCACTCGCAGCGCCTCGCACGCTTCCGATGAACTCCAGAGTTTCCGATCATGGCTCCGGTGGATGTGTGTCGATCAGTCTAATGGTTGGACTGCTTCGCTCTCGTGGTtcgtcttcatcatcttcaccttCGTCGTCCCTAGCTTTTCTCATTTCTACCTCGCTTGCAGCGATTGTGATAATCGGCATGCTAGGCCCTATGATAGCCTTGTTCAATTGTCTCTGAGTGGTATCGCTACGCTGTCATTTATTTCGCTCTCGCAATTCGTGAGGATCTATGGACTTCGTAGGTTTCTGTTCTTTGAtaagctttgtgatgaaagcgAGATCGTTCGAAGGGGGTATACAGAACATCTCCAT AGATCTCTCAAAATCCTCTCCATCTTCGTTGTCCCATGTTTTGCAGCCGAGAGTGCATACAAGATCTGGTGGTATACTTCAGGTGCAACAGCCATTCCCTTTTTAGGGAATGTTATAGTGAGCGACTCAGTAGCATGCATCATGGAACTCTGCTCATGGCTCTACAGAACAGTGGTGTTTTTCCTAGTCTGTGTTCTCTTTCGCCTCATCTGTTGCCTTCAAATCCTTCGTCTACAAGATTTTGCACAAGTCTTTCAAGTTGATTCAGATGTCGAATCTGTATTACGAGAACATTTAAGGATCAGAAGGCACTTGAAAATCATAAGCCATCGTTATCGTGCTTTCATAACATTTGCCCTCATCATCGTCACAGTCAGCCAGTTCGCTGCACTTCTTGATACCACCCGCAAGAAGGCTGACCTCAGCATTTTCAAATCCGGTGAACTTGGG TTGGTGTCTGTAAGCTTGCTTGCGGGGTTAATGATATTGCTAAGGAGTGCAGCAAGGATCACACACAAGGCACAAGGGGTGACGTGTCTAGCTGCAAAGTGGCACGTGTGTGCAACAATTGACATCTTTGAGTCACCGGAGGCGGATACAGAAACCCCAACTGCGGGTGGTGTTTTTGGGAACAATGGTAATGGGCTCCCTTTTGAACCACCGTCGTCTGACTTTGATGATGTTGGTAGTGAAGAAGATGAGTTggacaacacaaaaatcataccTGCGTATGCTTATAGCACAATCTCTTTCCAAAAAAGGCAAGCCTTAG TGACGTATTTTGAGAACAACACAGCAGGGATAACCGTTTTTGGGTTTATGCTGGATAGGAGTTCGCTACATACCATAGCCATGATAGAAATGTCCCTCGTCTTGTGGTTGCTTGGAAAAACCATTAATGAAATTTCATGA
- the LOC111892819 gene encoding EH domain-containing protein 1: MEIDSASISRCSAEHQKIYKDWFSVADSDGDGRLTGGDATNFFVMSNLSRPDLKQVWAIADSRRQGFLGFKEFITAMQLISMAQAGHTLSGDLLNSDVDYENLKPPVMDGLDVLLAKKKRPKSDPETNGNPEVQTSSSSSWFTSSKSAKKVPLTAVTSIIDGLKKLYIQKLKPLEVTYQFNDFVSPLLTNSDFDAKPMVMLLGQYSTGKTTFIKHLLRSSYPGAHIGPEPTTDRFVVVMNGPDERSIPGNTVAVQADMPYSGLTNFGTAFLSKFECSQMPHPLLEHITFVDTPGVLSGEKQRTQRSYDFTGVTSWFASKCDLILLLFDPHKLDISDEFKRVISSLRGNDDKIRVVLNKADQVDTQQLMRVYGALMWSLGKVLNTPEVMRVYIGSFNDKPINRVTAGPIGTELFEKEQDDLLADLKDIPKKACDRRINEFVKRARAAKIHAFIISHLKKEMPAMMGKAKTQQKLIDNLEDVFAKVQREHHLPAGDFPYVESFRERLSGYNLDKFEKLKPKMIQTVDDMLGYDIPDLLKNFRNPYD; the protein is encoded by the exons ATGGAGATTGATTCAGCATCGATTAGTCGGTGCTCTGCAGAACACCAGAAGATCTACAAAGACTGGTTCAGTGTCGCCGATTCAG ATGGCGATGGACGCCTCACTGGTGGTGATGCCACGAATTTCTTTGTCATGTCCAATTTATCTCGACCAGATCTCAAGCAG GTATGGGCAATTGCAGATTCTAGACGACAAGGCTTTCTTGGTTTCAAAGAGTTTATTACTGCAATGCAG TTGATTTCTATGGCACAAGCAGGACACACATTAAGTGGCGACCTCTTAAATTCTGATG TTGATTATGAAAATTTGAAACCACCTGTGATGGATGGTCTGGATGTCTTACTAGCT AAGAAAAAGCGTCCAAAAAGTGATCCTGAAACGAATGGTAATCCTGAGGTGCAGACGTCTTCATCATCTAGTTGGTTTACTTCTTCAAAATCTGCAAAGAAA GTTCCTTTAACTGCTGTTACATCAATCATCGATGGCTTGAAGAAGCTGTACATTCAGAAGCTGAAACCTTTAGAAGTCACATATCAATTTAATGATTTTGTTTCTCCTTTATTG ACAAACAGTGATTTTGATGCCAAACCAATGGTGATGCTTTTAGGTCAATACTCAACAGGGAAAACAACCTTCATCAAGCATTTGCTTAGAAGTAGCTATCCAG GAGCTCATATTGGACCTGAGCCTACTACAGATAGATTTGTTGTTGTTATG AATGGACCAGATGAAAGAAGTATTCCAGGAAACACTGTTGCTGTTCAAGCAGACATGCCATACAGTGGTTTAACCAATTTTGGAACTGCTTTTTTGTCAAAATTCGAGTGTTCTCAAATGCCACATCCC CTTCTGGAGCATATTACATTTGTGGACACTCCTGGAGTTTTATCAGGTGAAAAGCAACGCACACAGAGAAGCTATGACTTTACAGGTGTCACGTCGTGGTTCGCTTCAAAGTGTGATCTAATCTTGCTTCTGTTTGATCCTCATAAACTTGATATCAGTGATGAATTCAAACGTGTCATTTCATCTCTTAGAGGAAATGATGATAAGATACGTGTAGTTTTGAATAAAGCCGATCAAGTCGATACCCAACAA CTTATGAGGGTGTATGGAGCTCTTATGTGGTCCCTTGGTAAAGTTCTTAATACTCCAGAGGTTATGCGTGTATACATTGG ttcCTTCAATGACAAACCTATAAATCGAGTGACTGCTGGCCCGATTGGAACAGAACTATTTGAGAAAGAGCAAGATGATCTTTTAGCCGACTTAAAAGACATTCCTAAGAAGGCTTGTGATCGTAGG ATCAATGAGTTTGTGAAACGTGCTCGAGCTGCAAAGATTCATGCGTTCATTATTAGCCATCTTAAAAAAGAAATGCCTGCCATGATGGGGAAGGCTAAAACTCAACAAAAACTCATCGATAACCTTGAAGACGTTTTTGCAAAG GTACAAAGGGAGCATCATTTACCGGCGGGAGATTTCCCATATGTAGAAAGTTTCAGGGAGAGATTGAGTGGGTACAATTTGGACAAATTTGAGAAATTGAAGCCTAAAATGATCCAGACTGTTGATGATATGTTGGGATATGATATTCCCGACCTTTTGAAGAATTTTAGGAATCCCTATGATTAA